The genomic segment GCATACCAGAGCACCGGCTGCGCCGCTTTCGCCAGCGAGGCCGTGTACACGTTGAAGCCCGGACCGTCATGCTGACGCTGTACATACACCGCGGATTGCTCGCCCGTACCCGCGACATCGCCGACCATCAGCGTAGCGAGCCGCAGGTCGTTCGCCTGATTGTGCTGCGTGGCGCTCCACCGGTAGCGAGTGGTGAGGGCCGTGCAACCGCGCATCGACAGCTTGCCGTCGTTTTCGCCGAGGCAATGCCGCTGCGGCGTGTAGACGAGGCCGAAGTCCCAGGGCGTCCAGCGTTGCGCGATGTCCCACTGGTCGCAGGTTTCGGAGACGAGGAAGCCGTCGCGTTCGGCGATGCATTGCGACGTGGCGACGCTGACGAGCGCGGCATTACGCGTGTTGCCGGGATAAACGGTGAGCGGGTCCCATCGCCATTGCTGCGCAGACGAACCGTTGCACGCGGCCAGCGCCGGCGCCTGGCCCGCGCCGGTCGAAGTCACGCAGCGATTCGACGCTGCGTTGAACAGCTGCACCGGGCGCGAGACGAAATCGGCCACGCGGCGATCGGTGCGATCCGCGAACGCGTAACGGCGCGCCACCCAGTTGCCGTCCCATTGAAACTCGCCGAACACATGCGACGATTCGCTGCCGTCGATCGAGAAATAACTCGCGACGATATCGCGCTTGCGCTGCACTTCAGCGGGGGCGAGATTGGCGGGCCAGCCGCCGGTCGGGTAAGTGACGTGATAGACGATCGGCACGCTTTTGCCGAGCGTCTGCGCAACATGACGCGTAATGCGTGCGGCGTAAATGTGATCGGGATGCTCGATGAACGGCACGGTGTCGGGATTGAGCGTGTAGATCTGCGTGGCCTGCGCGAGTATCACCTTCAGCGTCGCAGAGAGCGCGTCGCGATCGTATTTCATGCGCACGGTGCCGTCCGCATTCATCGGGTATGTGGAGAGCGTCGCGTGCTGTTCCCATAGCAGACCGAGCGGCACGCGACCGCCGCGTACGGCGCCGCCCGGCAGACGCAATTCCAGTAGACGTACCTGAGGTTTGGCCTTCAGCACCATCTGATGAACGAGCCGCCCGCCGAGCGTGATATTCGACTCGATCCACTCGTCGGCCACGCCCGCCATGCGCGCATAGGCGAGCCGCGAGGCGCGTTCGCGGGTGAGCACATACGCAAAGTCGGCACCGTTGGCGCCGCCGATCAGATGGACCGTGGTGATGCACCAGCCCGCGTCGAGCCGCTCGCTGATTGCCGGGTCGACGAACAGCAGGTCGTCGTCGAGGTGAGCGACCACGGTGACCAGGGTGCCGGCGTTGCAGGTGGCTGCCCGCGCGGGAGCCGCAAACCCGGCGCAGAACAGCAGCGCGAGAAGCGCCATGGATGAATCGCGAACGAATCTGGCTACCAGTAATCGCATGGTGATTCGATGCCCTGTTGGAGGGCTCGATCATACTTCAGTTGATTAGGCTGGCGCGTTGGCGAACTCACAGTCGGCGTTATATTCCGCGCTGCGATACGTGATCGGCCACACACGACAAGCAACCAGCGGGCGTTAGCGGAAATAAGCCTTGGTGTTCTCGTGGACGTCGCTGCGAGCGAGCAATTCCGTCGGCGAAAGCCACAGATAGTCGCTGTGCTGATCGGGCCGTCCTAGAGGCGTAGTGCCGGGCAGCGGCAACGCATACGCGAGCACGACGTAGTGAGTCGATACGTCCGGCTCGTTCGCGAAGTTATCGCTGTAGTGATGTTCGAAGACACCATCGAATCTCGCGGCCGAGCGCGTCAGGTTCGCGAGGCCCAACTCGGCGTCGGCGATGCGCGCGAATGCCGAGTCGAGCGTTTCGTCCTTGAGAATGCGTCCGCCCGGCACGAACCAGGTGCCGCGCGCGGGACGATTGCGGCGGCGTCCAACGAGAATGCGCCCGTGCGCATCGCTGACGATCAGATCGATCGAAACAAGCGGCGTGAGGCGCACAACGTCGAGGAAATCGATCTGGCTCAGCATGCAGGCTCCGGTGAGGGTGGATCGGCGTGGAGCGGTGGGTTTGCGCACGCTAGCCGCGATGATCGTCGTCATTGCGCGTGAGCCGGTCGGACGCGCTCGCCAGCAGGAGGGCAAGCAGAACCGCACCGATCGCCACGAAAAGTAACGCCCCGACCATCCCGGCAAAAATCAGCATTGCCCATGCAAAGCCGTTCATAGTGCGGCTCCAGCGTTGTTATGCATGCTAGCCCCGTCCCCGTCTTCAGTTATGTTCGCCAGCCAGCGCTGGCACTGTTTTCGC from the Paraburkholderia fungorum genome contains:
- a CDS encoding PIG-L family deacetylase, giving the protein MALLALLFCAGFAAPARAATCNAGTLVTVVAHLDDDLLFVDPAISERLDAGWCITTVHLIGGANGADFAYVLTRERASRLAYARMAGVADEWIESNITLGGRLVHQMVLKAKPQVRLLELRLPGGAVRGGRVPLGLLWEQHATLSTYPMNADGTVRMKYDRDALSATLKVILAQATQIYTLNPDTVPFIEHPDHIYAARITRHVAQTLGKSVPIVYHVTYPTGGWPANLAPAEVQRKRDIVASYFSIDGSESSHVFGEFQWDGNWVARRYAFADRTDRRVADFVSRPVQLFNAASNRCVTSTGAGQAPALAACNGSSAQQWRWDPLTVYPGNTRNAALVSVATSQCIAERDGFLVSETCDQWDIAQRWTPWDFGLVYTPQRHCLGENDGKLSMRGCTALTTRYRWSATQHNQANDLRLATLMVGDVAGTGEQSAVYVQRQHDGPGFNVYTASLAKAAQPVLWYASNVRFDPVATTTPSCNPDSLCFDSARFLLGDFDGDGKADLMVVTARQGGTAFWLLHSTGTGFERPRLWLQTGNAFRPDLTQQYVAADFTGMRRASVLIAQKRADSGLDLWLASPQAQGLAGSAPALVAQAKGVQQNARLLALQTAGSRASLVAVESVDGRLALTRIASEGTRMTVGERQILPANFIPDFVKVAAGTVHDKNSDSLILLTPHFDATNDDAMIDVATVDMNGAASAPVETTSLKGMSWSDVFPAYVRDKSGTALVLYRRIDATLGDFYFTGGAPSLFRYPAENGLTLSAPQDLGRLPGLFSETMRIDRLAQ
- a CDS encoding GDP-mannose mannosyl hydrolase — protein: MLSQIDFLDVVRLTPLVSIDLIVSDAHGRILVGRRRNRPARGTWFVPGGRILKDETLDSAFARIADAELGLANLTRSAARFDGVFEHHYSDNFANEPDVSTHYVVLAYALPLPGTTPLGRPDQHSDYLWLSPTELLARSDVHENTKAYFR